In Apium graveolens cultivar Ventura chromosome 10, ASM990537v1, whole genome shotgun sequence, the following are encoded in one genomic region:
- the LOC141690462 gene encoding uncharacterized protein LOC141690462 has translation MDAYVMTEHLKRMFEGKAHQERFDTSKSLYACKQGDRDPGGPHVLKMIGLEAQIDLNLQSLNIKYAWFVMNYNMNKINKTLIGVLVMFKTTETNIQNASPPLIMMVNKWSAKAKGKLKRKKRMGFKSIVPKTSPKQALNLGEGVTKGDTCHYYKKSVLVCMP, from the coding sequence ATGGATGCTTATGTCATGActgagcaccttaaacgtatgtttgaaggaaAGGCTCATCAAGAGAGGTTTGATACAAGCAAATCTTTGTATGCATGCAAACAGGGTGATCGTGATCCGGGTGGACcgcatgttctgaagatgattggtttGGAAGCCCAGATAGATCTGAACTTACAATCTTTGAACATTAAATATGCATGGTTTGTAATGAATTATAACATGAATAAGATAAACAAGACACTTATCGGAGTGTTAGTTATGTTTAAAACTACTGAGACCAACATTCAAAATGCGTCCCCTCCTCTCATAATGATGGTGAACAAATGGAGTGCCAAAGCGAAAGGTAAATTAAAACGAAAGAAGAGGATGGGATTCAAATCTATTGTTCCTAAAACTTCTCCCAAACAGGCTTTGAATCTTGGAGAAGGTGTTACAAAGGGTGATACTTGTCACTATTACAAGAAATCGGTGTTAGTGTGtatgccctag